A part of Aegilops tauschii subsp. strangulata cultivar AL8/78 chromosome 2, Aet v6.0, whole genome shotgun sequence genomic DNA contains:
- the LOC109767621 gene encoding uncharacterized protein — protein sequence MSCVVNRIDLTLRRPAKFKKTRVLSDIYSDSYEVDFTSLNPVKTEMIDSEESALTSPSELKDLRARCKPKNKKAPKAISEESGTKNQSQCGDFGDERSDEEVDLDEPLIALKQKKEKIPPCKAERKMDASSSPHATKPVDTSPKGDEVSPVQTILFESTLHDLMTVKVETRAVDQEHCRIAIEHNEEIAGEDICSAEMENTVFHTGDHLSVVLHQFPIEDNGCGQQPGFITQPIEQDVSDTEAHLHDNVEQKKTDHNFSSLDPIDEVCNHQKSLDDTSNSDVNKSSVGNEFLLSSVNRSCDDQTDNNEYRYPEVVQVNTSESIKPVEESSPINEFKTYVRRTLVVMQPDSCGSTDKICTSLEEVVQMPVEGQSDSLVCHDVKTQDILLHMNVEQAATGYNFAYDKTLDLAHTAHFDAQDGRLENIVYDALNNHVQRNCFETKTSVVVPDTVVILSPPTVADVSHDGHILLANMDEPSKDMNQLSGTMNVDICRSVNDQESREAFVVQQELSQACVNMGKTGCAISDSSSNLEETQEISAEASISTPSCLGTDGQTRASDSSIDEGSIEVHTPKKLLSKRKTMSPACQEKFCNAWADIDLCGVQRTKRKINLEDQSMVTTDSKLKSKTSVSTSKGDVKSTESPSPQMTSPSVLLDTEKAVEFSQRQMHDIENIAANLIRSLKHMRSLVDANLSSESHSLLPSFNTAEMRAASKDALDVERTTRKWLSIMNKDCNRFCKILTLEGKKAVPHPQAPRKRRKITFADEAGGTLCSVKVFTDGQTSPSACQGEL from the exons ATGTCTTGCGTGGTTAACAGAATAGATTTGACCCTCAGAAGACCCGCAAAATTCAAGAAGACCCGTGTATTAAGTGATATATACAGTGACAGTTATGAAGTGGATTTCACCAGTTTAAACCCTGTCAAGACTGAGATGATTGATTCTGAAGAATCTGCCTTAACTTCACCCTCAGAACTCAAGGATCTCAGAGCTCGGTGTAAACCTAAGAATAAGAAGGCTCCAAAAGCTATTTCTGAAGAATCTGGCACTAAGAATCAGTCTCAGTGTGGGGATTTTGGGGATGAAAGATCAGATGAGGAAGTTGATCTTGATgagcctcttattgctttgaaacAGAAGAAGGAAAAGATACCACCTTGTAAAGCAGAAAGAAAGATGGATGCATCATCTTCTCCACATGCTACGAAACCAGTTGATACATCACCAAAGGGAGATGAAGTCAGTCCTGTACAAACTATCCTATTTGAGTCAACACTCCATGACTTAATGACAGTGAAGGTTGAAACAAGAGCTGTAGATCAAGAGCACTGCAGAATTGCTATTG AACATAATGAAGAAATAGCTGGAGAGGACATCTGCTCTGCCGAAATGGAAAATACAGTATTTCACACCGGTGACCATCTATCTGTTGTGCTGCATCAGTTTCCCATAGAAGATAATGGATGTGGACAGCAGCCTGGTTTCATCACCCAACCGATTGAACAGGATGTTTCTGACACCGAAGCACATTTGCATGACAATGTGGAGCAAAAAAAGACGGATCACAATTTTTCTTCACTAGATCCCATTGATGAAGTGTGCAACCATCAGAAATCATTGGATGATACAAGTAATTCAGATGTGAATAAGTCTTCTGTTGGGAATGAGTTTCTGTTGTCTTCTGTTAATCGTTCTTGTGATGATCAGACAGATAACAATGAATACAGGTATCCAGAAGTTGTTCAGGTCAATACATCAGAAAGCATAAAACCTGTGGAAGAGTCTTCTCCAATTAATGAGTTTAAAACATATGTGAGGCGCACATTGGTAGTCATGCAACCTGATTCATGTGGAAGCACAGACAAGATTTGTACTTCACTTGAGGAGGTTGTGCAGATGCCGGTGGAGGGTCAATCAGATTCACTAGTCTGCCATGATGTGAAAACACAGGATATATTACTGCATATGAATGTTGAACAAGCAGCCACAGGCTACAATTTCGCTTATGACAAAACTCTTGATTTGGCTCATACTGCTCATTTTGACGCTCAGGATGGGCGGCTAGAAAATATAGTTTATGATGCTCTGAATAATCATGTGCAGCGGAATTGTTTTGAAACAAAAACTTCTGTTGTAGTTCCAGATACTGTTGTGATTCTGAGCCCACCAACTGTAGCAGATGTTTCACATGATGGTCACATCTTACTTGCCAACATGGATGAGCCATCAAAGGATATGAATCAGCTAAGTGGTACAATGAATGTTGACATTTGTAGATCTGTTAATGATCAAGAATCAAGAGAAGCATTTGTTGTTCAACAAGAGTTATCCCAGGCTTGTGTTAACATGGGCAAAACTGGATGTGCAATATCAGATAGCTCCTCTAATCTTGAAGAAACACAGGAAATTTCTGCTGAAGCTTCAATTTCAACTCCATCCTGCCTGGGAACTGATGGGCAAACTAGGGCGTCTGATTCTTCCATTGATGAAGGATCAATTGAAGTTCATACTCCAAAAAAACTGTTGTCCAAGAGAAAG ACTATGTCACCAGCTTGTCAGGAGAAGTTTTGCAATGCTTGGGCTGATATTGATTTGTGTGGAGTCCAAAGGACGA AGAGAAAGATTAATCTTGAAGACCAATCTATGGTAACCACAGACAGCAAACTTAAGAGCAAAACTTCTGTCTCCACAAGCAAAGGAGATGTCAAGTCAACAGAATCTCCATCTCCTCAGATGACAAGTCCATCTGTTCTTTTGGACACTGAGAAAGCTGTTGAGTTTTCACAAAGGCAGATGCATGATATAGAGAACATTGCAGCAAATCTTATCAGGAGCTTGAAGCACATGAGAAGTTTAGTGGACGCAAATTTGTCATCGGAATCACATTCTTTGCTTCCCAGTTTTAACACTGCCGAG ATGAGAGCAGCATCCAAGGATGCATTAGATGTCGAGAGAACTACAAGGAAATGGTTGTCTATAATGAACAAGGATTGCAACCGCTTTTGCAAAATATTG ACGCTGGAGGGAAAGAAGGCTGTTCCACATCCACAAGCGCCGAGGAAACGTAGGAAGATAACGTTCGCGGATGAAGCTGGAGGAACGCTCTGCTCTGTTAAGGTGTTTACTGATGGACAGACCTCTCCTTCCGCATGCCAGGGCGAGTTATGA
- the LOC141040669 gene encoding uncharacterized protein, producing the protein MSVVYEPQSDAQKLTFLEDLAERRTLCPGPWLVIRDFNLILHAADKSNNRIDRRMMGKFKRFIDDNALKEFFLHGRRFTWSSEREEPTLTKIDRAFVSMDWEMDHPDCLLQAMSTSARFRFELFWVKLEGFLEAVKEAWVCDEGITDPFHRLDVLLRNTAKFLTAWGQHRVGNIKLQITCANLVILRFDVAQESRQLTEGERWLRASLKHLVLGLASLERTIARQRSRIRWLQEGDANTALFHLIANGRKAKNFIPALSVEGQVITDQQGKEEAFFEAYQELLGKDRAREHSLDLEFLNIPRLDLSEQDLVFEEEEIWAVIKEMPS; encoded by the exons ATGTCGGTAGTTTATGAGCCTCAGTCTGATGCACAGAAATTAACCTTCCTGGAAGACCTTGCGGAGAGGCGCACGCTTTGCCCGGGGCCGTGGCTAGTCATCAGGGATTTCAACTTGATTTTGCATGCGGCTGACAAGAGCAACAACAGGATTGACCGAAGAATGATGGGCAAATTTAAGAGATTCATTGATGATAATGCTCTCAAAGAATTCTTCTTGCATGGTCGGAGGTTCACCTGGAGTAGTGAGAGGGAGGAGCCAACCTTGACAAAGATTGACAGGGCTTTTGTGTCGATGGATTGGGAGATGGACCACCCGGACTGCCTTCTACAAGCCATGTCCACCTCGGC ACGATTTCGGTTCGAGCTATTCTGGGTCAAGCTTGAGGGCTTTCTGGAGGCGGTTAAAGAGGCCTGGGTGTGTGATGAAGGAATTACCGATCCTTTCCATCGACTGGATGTGCTACTGAGGAACACGGCCAAGTTCCTCACGGCCTGGGGACAGCACAGAGTGGGCAACATTAAGCTGCAAATCACGTGTGCCAATCTGGTGATCCTAAGGTTTGATGTTGCACAGGAATCCAGGCAACTGACGGAGGGAGAAAGATGGCTCAGGGCTTCTCTTAAGCATCTGGTGCTAGGGTTGGCGTCGCTCGAGAGAACTATCGCGCGACAGCGGTCGCGTATCAGATGGCTGCAAGAAGGCGACGCCAACACCGCGTTATTCCACCTGATTGCCAATGGAAGGAAGGCGAAGAATTTCATACCAGCGCTGTCGGTGGAGGGGCAGGTCATTACGGACCAGCAGGGCAAAGAGGAGGCGTTCTTTGAGGCTTACCAGGAGTTGCTTGGGAAAGACAGGGCGAGGGAGCACTCGTTAGATCTTGAGTTCTTGAACATTCCAAGACTAGACCTGTCCGAGCAGGATCTTGTGTTCGAGGAAGAGGAAATCTGGGCGGTGATTAAGGAGATGCCATCGTAG